In Nocardioides sp. JQ2195, a genomic segment contains:
- the mtrB gene encoding MtrAB system histidine kinase MtrB, with amino-acid sequence MTDAIRWTLTFWRRSIQARVVVSTVLLSAIVFSVVGWFLLQQTKDGLVDARVERVVAEAANETADARARLATVPGTDDEASLQLQQLVDPIISRGASRGFSVVLNGPIGEEPTDLAVSGPRYSTGLDLDSVPDELVEHLDESDATAWAFSRVRYLPESGRADGPGIVVGSRIRLPADGEFYTIYYVFPMQQEQETLDLVTRALITAGALLLVLVAGLTWLVTRQVVTPVRMARRVAERLAAGELEERLRVRGEDDIARLATSFNQMASSLQRQIRQLEELSRVQRRFTSDVSHELRTPLTTVRMAGDVLYDARADFDPVTARAAELLQTELDRFEGLLSDLLEISRFDAGAAALELDDVNLVDVAHRVVDMTRALAEQRHTTVTVTALSDPCLAEADSRRVERIVRNLVSNAIDHADSTGIVILVNADEHAAAIAVRDHGVGLAPGEAALVFNRFWRADPARARTSGGTGLGLSISLEDTHLHGGWLQAWGQPGEGAQFRLTLPRRVSQVLRHSPLPLVPDDAEEMAT; translated from the coding sequence TTGACTGACGCCATCCGCTGGACCCTGACGTTCTGGCGTCGGTCGATCCAGGCCCGGGTCGTGGTGAGCACGGTGCTGCTCTCCGCCATCGTGTTCAGTGTCGTCGGCTGGTTCCTGCTGCAGCAGACCAAGGACGGACTGGTCGACGCGCGGGTCGAGCGCGTCGTCGCGGAGGCGGCCAACGAGACCGCCGATGCACGCGCCCGCCTGGCAACCGTGCCCGGCACCGACGACGAGGCGAGCCTGCAGCTCCAGCAGCTGGTCGACCCGATCATCTCGCGAGGGGCCTCGCGGGGGTTCTCCGTGGTGCTGAACGGTCCCATCGGCGAGGAACCGACCGACCTGGCGGTCAGCGGCCCGCGCTACTCCACCGGCCTCGACCTCGACAGCGTGCCCGACGAGCTGGTGGAGCACCTCGACGAGAGCGACGCGACCGCCTGGGCGTTCTCCCGGGTCCGCTACCTGCCGGAGAGCGGTCGCGCCGACGGGCCGGGGATCGTGGTCGGCTCGCGGATCCGCCTGCCCGCCGACGGCGAGTTCTACACAATCTACTACGTCTTCCCGATGCAGCAGGAACAGGAGACCCTCGACCTGGTCACGCGTGCGCTGATCACCGCGGGTGCCCTGCTGCTGGTGCTCGTCGCCGGGCTCACCTGGCTGGTGACCCGCCAGGTGGTGACCCCCGTGCGGATGGCTCGCCGGGTGGCGGAGCGACTCGCTGCCGGTGAGCTCGAGGAGCGGCTGCGGGTGCGCGGTGAGGACGACATCGCCCGCCTGGCGACCTCGTTCAACCAGATGGCCTCCAGCCTGCAGCGCCAGATCCGGCAGCTGGAGGAGCTGTCCCGGGTCCAGCGACGCTTCACCTCCGACGTCTCCCACGAGCTGCGCACACCCCTGACGACGGTGCGGATGGCCGGCGACGTGCTGTACGACGCGCGGGCCGACTTCGACCCGGTCACGGCTCGTGCGGCAGAGCTGCTGCAGACCGAGCTCGACCGCTTCGAGGGCCTGCTCAGCGACCTGCTCGAGATCAGCCGCTTCGACGCCGGAGCGGCCGCACTGGAGCTCGACGACGTGAACCTCGTCGACGTCGCCCACCGTGTGGTGGACATGACCAGGGCACTCGCGGAGCAGCGCCACACCACGGTCACCGTCACCGCGCTCTCCGATCCCTGCCTGGCGGAGGCGGACTCCAGGCGCGTGGAGCGGATCGTCCGCAACCTGGTGAGCAATGCGATCGACCACGCGGACTCGACGGGGATCGTGATCCTGGTGAACGCCGACGAGCACGCCGCGGCGATCGCCGTGCGCGACCACGGGGTCGGCCTCGCCCCGGGTGAGGCGGCCCTGGTGTTCAACAGGTTCTGGCGTGCCGACCCGGCTCGGGCCCGCACCAGCGGAGGCACCGGCCTGGGCCTGTCGATCTCCTTGGAGGACACCCACCTGCACGGAGGATGGTTGCAGGCCTGGGGCCAGCCGGGGGAGGGCGCCCAGTTCCGGCTGACCCTGCCGCGCCGGGTGAGCCAGGTGCTGCGGCACAGTCCGTTGCCGCTGGTTCCCGACGATGCCGAGGAGATGGCGACATGA
- the mtrA gene encoding MtrAB system response regulator MtrA yields the protein MSAANDFGTKGRVLVVDDDASLAEMLTIVLRQEGFEARVCPRGDLALAEFRDFRPDVLLLDLMLPGKDGIDVCKEIRAESGIPIVMLTAKGDTVDVVVGLESGADDYIVKPFKPKELVARIRARVRRTDSSPQESLTIGDLSIDVAGHSVTRGSESVNLTPLEFDLLVCLARKPWQVFTREVLLEQVWGYRHAADTRLVNVHVQRLRSKVEQDPENPEIVVTVRGVGYKAGSS from the coding sequence ATGAGCGCAGCGAACGACTTCGGAACCAAGGGGCGCGTCCTCGTCGTCGACGACGACGCGTCCCTTGCCGAGATGCTCACGATCGTGCTCCGGCAGGAGGGCTTCGAGGCCAGGGTGTGCCCGCGGGGTGACCTGGCCCTGGCCGAGTTCCGTGACTTCCGTCCCGACGTGCTGCTGCTCGACCTGATGCTGCCCGGCAAGGACGGCATCGACGTGTGCAAGGAGATCCGGGCCGAGTCCGGCATCCCGATCGTCATGCTCACTGCCAAGGGCGACACTGTCGACGTGGTCGTCGGCCTCGAGTCCGGGGCCGACGACTACATCGTCAAGCCGTTCAAGCCCAAGGAGCTCGTGGCCCGCATCCGCGCGCGCGTACGCCGTACCGACAGCTCGCCGCAGGAGAGCCTCACCATCGGCGACCTGAGCATCGACGTCGCCGGTCACTCGGTGACGCGGGGCAGCGAGTCGGTCAACCTGACCCCGTTGGAGTTCGACCTCCTGGTCTGCCTCGCCCGCAAGCCGTGGCAGGTGTTCACCCGCGAGGTCCTGCTGGAACAGGTGTGGGGCTACCGTCACGCCGCCGACACCCGTCTGGTCAACGTGCACGTCCAGCGCCTTCGCTCCAAGGTCGAGCAGGACCCGGAGAACCCCGAGATCGTGGTCACGGTCCGTGGGGTGGGATACAAGGCCGGAAGCTCCTAG
- the ahcY gene encoding adenosylhomocysteinase, with protein MDYNVADLSLAEFGRKELTLAEHEMPGLVSLRTTYGDAQPLKGARIAGSLHMTVQTAVLIETLVALGADVRWATCNIFSTQDHAAAAVVVGPPSSGGTPENPQGTPVFAWKGETLAEYWDEAEKVFAFTDDAGNPVGPNMLLDDGGDITLLVHKGVEFEKAGAVPSQDSTDNEEFKEVLRVLARSLENDPQRWTTIANDIKGVSEETTTGVLRLYDRFKEGSLLFPAINVNDSVTKSKFDNKYGCRHSLIDGINRGTDVMIGGKVAVVCGYGDVGKGSAESLRGQGARVIVTEIDPICALQAAMDGYEVKRLESVVETADIFITTTGNFDIIRVEHFEKMKHQAIVGNIGHFDNEINMAGLSRIEGIVKDEIKPQVHQWIFPDGKKVIVLSEGRLLNLGNATGHPSFVMSNSFTNQVLAQIELFTKTEEYPVGVYVLPKHLDEEVARLHLDALGVELTELTQEQADYLGVPVEGPYKSEQYRY; from the coding sequence ATGGATTACAACGTTGCTGACCTGAGCCTGGCCGAGTTCGGCCGCAAGGAGCTCACCCTCGCCGAGCACGAGATGCCCGGCCTGGTCTCCCTTCGCACGACGTACGGCGACGCGCAGCCGCTGAAGGGTGCCCGGATCGCCGGTTCCCTGCACATGACCGTGCAGACCGCGGTCCTGATCGAGACCCTGGTCGCCCTCGGCGCCGACGTGCGCTGGGCCACCTGCAACATCTTCTCCACCCAGGACCACGCCGCCGCCGCGGTCGTCGTCGGCCCGCCGAGCAGCGGGGGGACCCCCGAGAACCCGCAGGGCACCCCGGTCTTCGCCTGGAAGGGCGAGACCCTCGCCGAGTACTGGGACGAGGCCGAGAAGGTCTTCGCCTTCACCGACGACGCCGGCAACCCGGTCGGTCCCAACATGCTCCTCGACGACGGTGGTGACATCACGCTCCTCGTGCACAAGGGTGTGGAGTTCGAGAAGGCCGGCGCCGTTCCGAGCCAGGACTCCACCGACAACGAGGAGTTCAAGGAGGTGCTGCGCGTCCTGGCCCGCTCGCTGGAGAACGACCCGCAGCGCTGGACCACCATCGCCAACGACATCAAGGGCGTCTCCGAGGAGACCACCACCGGTGTGCTGCGCCTCTACGACCGCTTCAAGGAGGGCTCGCTGCTCTTCCCGGCGATCAACGTCAACGACTCGGTCACCAAGTCGAAGTTCGACAACAAGTACGGCTGCCGCCACTCGCTGATCGACGGCATCAACCGAGGCACCGACGTGATGATCGGCGGAAAGGTCGCCGTCGTCTGTGGCTACGGCGACGTCGGCAAGGGCTCCGCGGAGTCGCTGCGCGGCCAGGGTGCTCGCGTCATCGTCACCGAGATCGACCCGATCTGCGCACTGCAGGCGGCGATGGACGGCTACGAGGTCAAGCGCCTCGAGTCGGTCGTCGAGACGGCTGACATCTTCATCACCACGACGGGGAACTTCGACATCATCCGGGTCGAGCACTTCGAGAAGATGAAGCACCAGGCGATCGTCGGCAACATCGGCCACTTCGACAACGAGATCAACATGGCCGGGTTGTCGCGCATCGAGGGCATCGTGAAGGACGAGATCAAGCCCCAGGTCCACCAGTGGATCTTCCCCGACGGCAAGAAGGTCATCGTGCTGTCGGAGGGTCGCCTGCTCAACCTCGGCAACGCGACCGGCCACCCGTCGTTCGTCATGTCGAACTCCTTCACCAACCAGGTGCTGGCCCAGATCGAGCTCTTCACCAAGACCGAGGAGTACCCGGTGGGCGTCTACGTCCTGCCCAAGCACCTCGACGAGGAGGTCGCCCGACTGCACCTCGACGCTCTCGGTGTCGAGCTCACCGAGCTCACCCAGGAGCAGGCCGACTACCTCGGCGTCCCGGTCGAGGGTCCCTACAAGTCGGAGCAGTACCGCTACTGA
- a CDS encoding DUF808 domain-containing protein, translating to MSAGLFALLDDVAALARVAAASIDDVGAAAGRASVKAAGVVVDDTAVTPQYVAGVAAKRELPIIKKIAIGSIRNKLIIILPLALLLSQFLPWLLTPILMCGGAFLCYEGAEKIWEKLSGHQVEADEATLEITPEREKEMISGAIRTDLILSAEIMVISLNEVADQPFLARAAILVVVAVGITVLVYGVVAMIVKMDDVGLRMTMFRSGLAQRFGHALVKAMPKLLAVISVVGTAAMLWVGGHILLVGLDDLGWHPPYEFVHHLEEQVHHAVSGVGAALGWLVNTVASAIMGLLVGAVVVAIMHFLPFGHGAEKAH from the coding sequence ATGAGCGCGGGACTGTTCGCGCTCCTCGACGACGTCGCGGCGCTGGCCAGGGTCGCGGCAGCCTCGATCGACGACGTCGGGGCGGCTGCCGGTCGTGCCAGCGTGAAGGCTGCCGGAGTCGTGGTCGACGACACCGCCGTGACCCCGCAGTACGTCGCGGGCGTGGCCGCCAAGCGCGAGCTGCCGATCATCAAGAAGATCGCCATCGGATCGATCCGCAACAAGCTGATCATCATCCTGCCCCTGGCCCTGTTGCTCAGCCAGTTCCTCCCGTGGTTGCTGACCCCGATCCTCATGTGCGGCGGCGCCTTCCTCTGCTACGAAGGGGCCGAGAAGATCTGGGAGAAGCTCAGCGGTCACCAGGTCGAGGCCGACGAGGCCACGCTCGAGATCACCCCCGAGAGGGAGAAGGAGATGATCTCCGGCGCGATCCGCACCGACCTGATCCTCTCCGCCGAGATCATGGTGATCTCGCTCAACGAGGTCGCCGACCAACCGTTCCTCGCCCGCGCCGCGATCCTGGTCGTGGTCGCGGTCGGCATCACGGTCCTGGTCTACGGCGTCGTCGCGATGATCGTGAAGATGGACGATGTCGGTCTCCGGATGACCATGTTCCGCTCGGGACTGGCCCAGAGGTTCGGCCATGCGCTGGTCAAGGCGATGCCCAAGCTGCTCGCGGTCATCTCGGTCGTCGGCACCGCAGCCATGCTGTGGGTGGGTGGCCACATCCTGCTGGTCGGGCTCGACGACCTGGGCTGGCACCCTCCCTACGAGTTCGTGCACCACCTCGAGGAACAGGTGCACCACGCCGTCAGCGGCGTGGGGGCAGCCCTGGGTTGGCTGGTCAACACCGTCGCCTCGGCGATCATGGGCCTGCTGGTGGGTGCCGTGGTCGTGGCGATCATGCACTTCCTGCCGTTCGGGCACGGTGCCGAGAAGGCCCACTGA